A region from the Gemmatimonadota bacterium genome encodes:
- a CDS encoding PD40 domain-containing protein has translation MIPSRRGALAVLLTLGALAASVRAAGAQDTTWREGVRLRLDVRARNTRPGVLILPVSGVDGDSIRRILTRDLVHGDRTTVLDLAPEAVPPPNANGTWNYPLFQNLGADVVVQVVPTSFGVQVTLHSVGERAVARANAFPLPSPSRTPDWRLAVHTIADDIEQIVTGVRGISATRILYVSQGRVWQIDSDGANPTAITGDVRALSPTWHPAGGHMAYTSLTDAGARVIIREVGGPTRTLATGAGLAQSPAFSRPDGNTLVYSAGNENGMDLVAASPFGSEPPRRVSIGRGSDNMSPTFSHDGRRIAYTTNRLGRIDIFVADADGTNAEPLVPQLEPAYRSDPDWSPDGRLIAFQMQFGGNFQLMLFNVLDRSVKQQTSSGVNENASFAPDSRHIVFTSTRSGIAQLWIMDTQSGTARQLTHGNSRARHAAWSPLLRTTRR, from the coding sequence ATGATCCCCTCGCGCCGTGGTGCGCTGGCCGTACTTCTCACTCTCGGCGCCCTGGCGGCCAGCGTTCGCGCGGCTGGGGCGCAGGATACCACGTGGCGTGAGGGGGTTCGCCTGCGGCTCGACGTGCGGGCGCGCAACACGCGGCCGGGGGTCCTGATCCTGCCGGTTTCCGGGGTGGACGGGGACTCCATCCGTCGCATCCTGACGCGCGACCTGGTCCACGGCGACCGCACCACCGTCCTCGACCTCGCGCCCGAGGCGGTGCCTCCGCCTAACGCGAACGGGACCTGGAACTACCCGCTCTTCCAGAACCTGGGGGCCGACGTCGTGGTGCAGGTGGTGCCCACCTCGTTCGGCGTGCAGGTGACCCTGCACTCGGTCGGGGAACGGGCCGTGGCCCGGGCGAACGCCTTTCCGCTGCCGTCGCCGTCACGCACGCCCGACTGGCGATTGGCCGTGCACACCATCGCCGACGACATTGAGCAGATCGTGACGGGCGTACGCGGCATTTCGGCGACCCGAATCCTGTATGTGTCGCAGGGGCGGGTGTGGCAGATCGACTCGGACGGGGCGAACCCGACCGCGATCACCGGCGATGTGCGCGCGCTGTCGCCGACTTGGCATCCGGCGGGGGGCCACATGGCCTATACCAGCCTGACCGACGCTGGCGCGCGCGTGATCATCCGCGAGGTTGGTGGGCCGACGCGCACGCTCGCGACGGGCGCGGGGCTGGCCCAGTCGCCGGCCTTCTCCCGCCCGGACGGCAACACCCTCGTCTACTCGGCAGGGAATGAGAACGGGATGGACCTCGTGGCCGCGAGTCCGTTTGGCAGCGAGCCGCCGCGGCGCGTGTCGATCGGGCGCGGGTCGGATAACATGTCGCCGACCTTCAGCCACGACGGGCGCCGGATCGCGTACACCACCAACCGCCTCGGCCGCATCGACATCTTCGTCGCCGACGCCGACGGGACCAACGCGGAACCGCTGGTGCCCCAACTCGAGCCTGCCTATCGATCGGACCCGGACTGGTCCCCGGATGGTCGGCTCATCGCGTTCCAGATGCAGTTCGGCGGCAACTTCCAGCTGATGCTGTTCAACGTGCTCGATCGGTCGGTGAAGCAGCAAACGAGCAGTGGCGTGAACGAGAACGCATCGTTCGCCCCGGACAGCCGGCACATTGTGTTCACGTCGACCCGTTCCGGGATCGCCCAGTTGTGGATCATGGACACGCAGTCGGGTACGGCGCGCCAGCTCACGCACGGCAACAGCCGAGCCAGACACGCGGCGTGGTCGCCGCTGCTTCGCACCACCAGACGCTAA
- a CDS encoding TonB C-terminal domain-containing protein, with amino-acid sequence MSRTEVRPPALSLAPSAALATGLHVGLLVLAVWITRGPTEVLPPVYRINLVAAPAGPRAIGQVQPDVPRTEPATAPVPSRVEALEKNPVRTEAPTRRPPPPRATQVPNATRAEPKGAVPTAGGGQKGGTGTDVANVETAGVEFPFPAYLRNIVNQIGANFETTDPRPWSVDIAFRIRRDGSVMDIEIRKASGNRIFDIGARGAVEAAGRSRAFGPLPDGFGDDVLPVIFTVTSQMFR; translated from the coding sequence ATGTCCCGCACCGAAGTTCGGCCACCTGCGCTGTCCCTCGCCCCGTCGGCTGCCCTTGCCACGGGACTGCATGTGGGTCTGCTCGTGCTCGCTGTGTGGATAACCCGAGGCCCGACCGAGGTGTTGCCGCCGGTCTATCGGATCAACCTTGTCGCGGCACCGGCCGGGCCGCGCGCGATCGGGCAGGTACAGCCCGATGTGCCGCGCACCGAGCCCGCGACAGCACCGGTTCCCAGCCGGGTGGAAGCACTGGAGAAGAACCCGGTGCGTACGGAAGCGCCGACGCGTCGCCCGCCGCCACCCCGAGCGACCCAGGTACCTAACGCCACGCGGGCCGAGCCGAAGGGGGCGGTCCCAACAGCCGGAGGCGGCCAGAAGGGAGGGACGGGGACCGACGTGGCGAACGTGGAGACGGCGGGGGTGGAGTTTCCGTTCCCGGCGTACCTGCGCAACATCGTGAACCAGATCGGGGCGAACTTCGAGACGACGGACCCTAGGCCGTGGTCGGTGGACATCGCGTTCCGCATCCGCCGCGACGGCAGCGTGATGGACATCGAGATTCGCAAAGCGTCCGGGAACCGGATCTTTGACATCGGTGCCCGCGGTGCCGTGGAGGCGGCGGGTCGCTCGCGCGCGTTTGGTCCGCTGCCGGACGGCTTCGGCGATGACGTCCTGCCGGTTATTTTCACGGTCACCTCGCAGATGTTCCGCTGA
- a CDS encoding biopolymer transporter ExbD — MRRLRRERNPLNAEINVVSLIDVMMLLLVIFMITAPMLQGGLEIKLPKGEARPLEGKADMIVTVRRGGRLGVDRTELTWAQFEASFASLAERRGKRGVILQAEADVPHGDVVRALGVMVKAGVEGVGIAVDPVRR, encoded by the coding sequence ATGCGACGTCTCCGCCGGGAGCGAAACCCGCTCAACGCCGAGATCAACGTCGTCAGCCTCATCGACGTGATGATGCTGCTGCTCGTGATCTTCATGATCACAGCGCCCATGCTGCAGGGCGGGCTGGAGATCAAGTTGCCCAAGGGCGAGGCGCGCCCGCTCGAGGGGAAGGCGGACATGATCGTGACGGTGCGCCGTGGGGGAAGGCTCGGCGTGGATCGGACCGAACTGACCTGGGCCCAGTTCGAGGCGTCGTTTGCGAGTCTCGCGGAACGCCGCGGCAAGCGTGGGGTTATCCTGCAAGCGGAAGCTGACGTACCGCACGGCGACGTGGTGCGGGCACTCGGCGTGATGGTCAAGGCTGGTGTCGAGGGAGTCGGCATCGCTGTTGATCCTGTCCGTCGCTGA
- a CDS encoding MotA/TolQ/ExbB proton channel family protein, translated as MTPLYAQVEAAVPTSAWALITTADLVTQVVLAVLLVMSLVSWTVMVAKWREFRAVQRTSTDFLAEFERANSVAEVAAISRKAGAGPLSRVFQRAEVFLTETRPAMAATPERSAKFSASQVEALHLVLDAQTDRERDALSRFIPSLAMIASASPLIGLLGTVLGIIQTFVGLSSAGGGTLAAVGPGVGAALTATAMALAVAIPAVFGYNVFATRVNRIEGELQGFGSELIALLVREGRV; from the coding sequence ATGACGCCCCTGTATGCCCAGGTCGAGGCGGCCGTGCCCACATCAGCGTGGGCCCTCATCACCACGGCAGACCTCGTAACACAAGTGGTACTAGCCGTCCTGCTGGTGATGTCGTTGGTGAGTTGGACGGTGATGGTGGCCAAGTGGCGGGAATTCCGTGCGGTCCAGCGGACGAGCACGGACTTCCTCGCCGAATTCGAGCGTGCGAACTCGGTGGCCGAGGTGGCGGCGATCAGTCGCAAGGCCGGCGCGGGTCCTCTGTCCCGTGTATTTCAGCGCGCCGAGGTCTTCCTGACTGAGACGCGTCCGGCCATGGCCGCGACCCCCGAGCGCAGCGCGAAGTTCAGCGCGTCGCAGGTCGAGGCCCTCCACCTTGTCCTCGACGCGCAGACGGATCGCGAGAGGGATGCCCTGAGCCGATTCATCCCGTCGCTCGCCATGATCGCCTCCGCCTCCCCGCTCATCGGGCTGCTCGGGACCGTCCTTGGCATCATCCAGACCTTTGTGGGGCTGTCCAGCGCCGGCGGGGGCACACTCGCGGCGGTCGGGCCCGGGGTCGGCGCAGCACTCACGGCCACCGCGATGGCGCTCGCCGTGGCAATCCCTGCGGTCTTCGGGTACAACGTCTTCGCAACCCGGGTAAACCGGATCGAGGGAGAGCTCCAGGGGTTCGGTTCCGAGCTCATCGCCCTCCTGGTCCGCGAAGGGCGGGTGTAA
- a CDS encoding GDP-mannose 4,6-dehydratase: protein MTRRVLVTGGAGFIGSHVAEAFLAAGDTVEVLDNLSSGKRENVPASAVLHHLDITSSEAAALVRTGGFDVVCHLAAQIDVRKSVADPAYDAAVNIGGSLNLLEAVRASGRATRFVFSSTGGAIYGDFVQVPTVEDMPKDPESPYGIAKLSVEYYMGYFARVHGLDTVALRYANVYGPRQDPHGEAGVVAIFCKRALAGETLTVFGDGQQTRDYVYAGDVARANYLAATNPLPKMRQLDVRAFNIGTGVETSVLDLARTIYASAGKEGTVNHAPARAGEQMRSSVNTSKAAKELGWTPQVSLAEGLARTYAYFASRH, encoded by the coding sequence ATGACGCGGCGCGTCCTGGTCACCGGCGGGGCGGGCTTTATCGGCTCACACGTTGCCGAGGCCTTCCTCGCGGCCGGCGACACCGTCGAGGTGCTCGACAACTTGTCGTCCGGCAAGCGGGAAAACGTGCCCGCGTCGGCTGTACTGCATCACCTGGACATCACCTCCAGTGAAGCGGCGGCCCTGGTTCGCACCGGCGGATTCGATGTCGTCTGCCACCTGGCGGCCCAGATCGACGTGCGGAAGTCGGTCGCCGATCCGGCGTACGACGCAGCCGTCAACATCGGCGGTTCGCTCAACCTGCTCGAGGCGGTGCGTGCGTCGGGTCGCGCTACCCGTTTCGTGTTCTCATCGACGGGCGGGGCGATCTACGGCGACTTCGTGCAGGTGCCGACCGTAGAGGACATGCCGAAGGATCCCGAGTCCCCCTATGGCATCGCCAAGCTCTCTGTCGAGTACTACATGGGGTACTTCGCGCGTGTGCACGGCTTGGATACCGTCGCGCTGCGATATGCCAACGTGTATGGGCCGCGACAGGACCCGCATGGGGAGGCTGGGGTAGTGGCCATCTTCTGCAAGCGCGCCCTCGCCGGTGAGACCCTGACGGTGTTTGGCGATGGCCAGCAGACGCGGGACTACGTCTACGCCGGCGACGTCGCCCGGGCGAACTATCTGGCGGCGACCAACCCACTCCCGAAGATGCGGCAGCTGGATGTGCGGGCGTTCAACATCGGCACCGGGGTGGAGACTTCCGTTCTCGACCTCGCACGGACGATCTACGCGTCCGCCGGCAAGGAGGGGACGGTCAACCACGCGCCCGCCCGGGCGGGCGAACAGATGCGTTCTTCCGTGAACACGTCCAAGGCCGCGAAGGAGCTGGGGTGGACCCCGCAGGTGTCCCTGGCCGAAGGACTGGCCCGGACCTACGCATACTTTGCCTCGCGTCATTAG
- a CDS encoding single-stranded DNA-binding protein, giving the protein MAKSLNKVQLIGNVGKDPEVRSTSSGGRVADFSLATSKSWSDQAGGGQRQEKTEWHRCIAWNGRSGSGMGLADIVEKFVKKGDKVFVEGSIEYRQWQDQSGQTRYMTEIRVRDLILLSPRGEGGGGGDWEGGGRSRSAAPDRGRPPAAAAASEDFEEFPRALEDADDDLPF; this is encoded by the coding sequence GTGGCCAAGAGCTTGAACAAGGTGCAATTGATCGGGAACGTCGGAAAGGACCCCGAAGTACGTTCCACCAGCAGCGGCGGACGCGTGGCGGATTTCTCCCTCGCGACCTCCAAGTCCTGGAGCGACCAGGCCGGCGGCGGTCAGCGGCAGGAGAAGACGGAGTGGCACCGCTGCATTGCCTGGAACGGGCGAAGCGGCTCCGGAATGGGGCTGGCGGACATCGTGGAGAAGTTCGTCAAGAAGGGCGACAAGGTGTTCGTCGAGGGGAGCATTGAGTACCGCCAGTGGCAGGACCAGAGCGGCCAGACGCGCTACATGACGGAGATTCGGGTCCGCGACCTCATCCTCCTGTCGCCGCGGGGCGAGGGCGGTGGAGGGGGGGACTGGGAGGGGGGCGGACGTTCCCGTTCAGCGGCCCCTGACCGCGGTCGGCCTCCGGCCGCAGCGGCGGCCAGTGAGGACTTCGAGGAGTTCCCGCGCGCCTTGGAAGACGCCGACGACGATCTTCCGTTTTGA
- the rimI gene encoding ribosomal protein S18-alanine N-acetyltransferase, whose product MRQALPEDIGAVDVIERACFSDPWSHQALLEELERSTSHFLVAVVAAELGDERVVGYAIAHAAADEAEVANVAVSPSHRGQGVGAMLVRGVMDLVRGAGAFDCWLEVRASNTAARRLYTQLGFDDVGLRKRYYARPEEDAIVMRRSLRGA is encoded by the coding sequence GTGCGTCAAGCACTCCCGGAGGACATCGGTGCCGTGGACGTCATTGAACGTGCCTGCTTCTCCGATCCGTGGAGCCATCAGGCACTGCTCGAAGAGTTGGAACGATCGACCTCCCATTTTCTCGTCGCGGTCGTTGCCGCAGAATTGGGGGACGAAAGGGTTGTCGGGTATGCGATAGCCCATGCGGCGGCAGACGAGGCCGAGGTCGCCAACGTCGCGGTTTCGCCCAGCCACCGGGGGCAAGGCGTTGGGGCGATGCTCGTTCGCGGGGTGATGGACCTGGTTCGGGGCGCCGGGGCGTTCGACTGTTGGCTCGAGGTGCGCGCGTCGAACACAGCGGCCCGGCGGCTGTACACGCAGCTGGGGTTCGACGACGTCGGCCTGCGAAAGCGCTATTATGCGCGTCCCGAGGAAGACGCGATCGTGATGCGTCGGAGCCTCCGCGGGGCGTAA